Proteins encoded by one window of Hylaeus volcanicus isolate JK05 chromosome 7, UHH_iyHylVolc1.0_haploid, whole genome shotgun sequence:
- the LOC128879646 gene encoding uncharacterized protein LOC128879646 isoform X2: protein MVDDEEQEELRCTGSDVEIEEYTDTEESPYVGYQSSDKLFDTDRVAWQKFSFVATLLTVVVSITFLIVTYPLYLESISTVSNSYTGLLFTAVSSTFFLAIICFIVGRVSPPPALIPNSMRIKIPRCALLKISSVYALSGILITLSLDQNRVLCHLQDPIKGITLVFSLVYYFFFCRKMMSLQRIFSSTTIIVGLFISVDYGLCDEFRCRGREVSAHTAAMKGSWGARAVWTFVYVGALAAFAMFFTLLEDHYTTEQNMCQIMASQQNSFLYTVSRLVSSRDIRRRGSEEEGGRLLHVTDPDPTVRPKHIPKPPILETLVYIHVIALFAILTMCWIDTLPGIGRGLSPVELYRTVEHGLTCHVKTSESCSNIATHGWTFVIAYVVFSISVLNFLSICESAVFTIATTTVSLPLSGIWWSIYKMDVGGHGGSISWSPSVTGELICALLGLPVVLLGLGLLVRSHFRDTQPGYLTMQPADAQCDSSQR from the exons ATGGTCGACGATGAGGAACAGGAGGAGCTCCGATGTACTGGGAGCGACGTCGAGATCGAGGAGTACACCGACACGGAAGAATCGCCATATGTCGGTTATCAGTCCTCCGATAAGCTGTTCGATACAGATAGGGTGGCATGGCAAAAATTCAGCTTCGTCGCCACCCTCCTGACCGTCGTAGTATCCATTACATTTTTGATTGTCACCTATCCGCTTTATCTGGAGAGCATCAGCACTGTTTCCAACTCTTATACAG GGCTCCTTTTCACTGCCGTGAGCTCGACCTTCTTCCTGGCTATCATATGCTTCATCGTGGGGAGAGTGTCTCCACCGCCGGCGCTGATTCCCAATAGCATGCGAATCAAGATACCCCGCTGCGCCCTACTCAAAATAAGCTCCGTCTATGCCCTCTCCGGCATACTCATCACCCTCTCTTTGGACCAGAACAGAGTGTTGTGTCATCTGCAGGATCCGATTAAAGGCATCACCTTGGTCTTCTCTCTGGTCTactatttcttcttctgtcGAAAAA TGATGAGTCTGCAACGGATTTTCTCGAGCACCACGATAATAGTGGGTCTGTTCATAAGCGTCGACTACGGGCTCTGCGACGAATTTCGATGCAGAGGCAGAGAAGTTTCGGCTCATACCGCCGCGATGAAAGGATCCTGGGGCGCGAGGGCTGTTTGGACGTTCGTCTATGTCGGTGCTCTCGCCGCGTTTGCTATGTTCTTCACGCTCCTCGAGGATCACTATACCACCGAG CAGAACATGTGTCAAATAATGGCAAGCCAACAAAACTCTTTTCTGTACACGGTGTCACGGCTGGTGTCTTCTCGAGACATTCGACGACGTGGTTCCGAAGAGGAGGGTGGCAGGCTGTTGCACGTGACGGATCCTGACCCCACGGTCAGGCCGAAACATATTCCAAAACCACCCATACTCGAAACCCTGGTTTACATACATGTGATAGCGTTGTTCGCCATTTTGACCATGTGCTGGATCGACACGCTGCCAGGAATAGGCAGG gGTCTGTCACCGGTGGAGCTATACCGCACAGTCGAACACGGACTAACGTGTCACGTAAAAACCAGCGAATCCTGCTCGAACATTGCCACCCACGGATGGACCTTCGTGATCGCGTACGTAGTCTTCTCCATTTCTGTGCTGAACTTTCTCTCTATATGCGAAAGTGCTGTCTTCACTATCGCGACCACAACCGTCTCCCTTCCCTTGTCCGGTATCTGGTGGAGCATCTATAAAATGGACGTCGGTGGTCACGGTG GCTCCATCTCGTGGTCACCGTCGGTCACCGGAGAGCTCATCTGCGCCCTCCTCGGGCTTCCCGTGGTCCTGCTAGGTTTGGGTTTACTCGTCAGATCCCACTTTCGGGACACCCAGCCCGGTTACCTGACCATGCAGCCAGCCGACGCGCAATGCGACTCATCTCAGAGATGA
- the LOC128879646 gene encoding uncharacterized protein LOC128879646 isoform X1 has protein sequence MVDDEEQEELRCTGSDVEIEEYTDTEESPYVGYQSSDKLFDTDRVAWQKFSFVATLLTVVVSITFLIVTYPLYLESISTVSNSYTGLLFTAVSSTFFLAIICFIVGRVSPPPALIPNSMRIKIPRCALLKISSVYALSGILITLSLDQNRVLCHLQDPIKGITLVFSLVYYFFFCRKMMSLQRIFSSTTIIVGLFISVDYGLCDEFRCRGREVSAHTAAMKGSWGARAVWTFVYVGALAAFAMFFTLLEDHYTTEQQNMCQIMASQQNSFLYTVSRLVSSRDIRRRGSEEEGGRLLHVTDPDPTVRPKHIPKPPILETLVYIHVIALFAILTMCWIDTLPGIGRGLSPVELYRTVEHGLTCHVKTSESCSNIATHGWTFVIAYVVFSISVLNFLSICESAVFTIATTTVSLPLSGIWWSIYKMDVGGHGGSISWSPSVTGELICALLGLPVVLLGLGLLVRSHFRDTQPGYLTMQPADAQCDSSQR, from the exons ATGGTCGACGATGAGGAACAGGAGGAGCTCCGATGTACTGGGAGCGACGTCGAGATCGAGGAGTACACCGACACGGAAGAATCGCCATATGTCGGTTATCAGTCCTCCGATAAGCTGTTCGATACAGATAGGGTGGCATGGCAAAAATTCAGCTTCGTCGCCACCCTCCTGACCGTCGTAGTATCCATTACATTTTTGATTGTCACCTATCCGCTTTATCTGGAGAGCATCAGCACTGTTTCCAACTCTTATACAG GGCTCCTTTTCACTGCCGTGAGCTCGACCTTCTTCCTGGCTATCATATGCTTCATCGTGGGGAGAGTGTCTCCACCGCCGGCGCTGATTCCCAATAGCATGCGAATCAAGATACCCCGCTGCGCCCTACTCAAAATAAGCTCCGTCTATGCCCTCTCCGGCATACTCATCACCCTCTCTTTGGACCAGAACAGAGTGTTGTGTCATCTGCAGGATCCGATTAAAGGCATCACCTTGGTCTTCTCTCTGGTCTactatttcttcttctgtcGAAAAA TGATGAGTCTGCAACGGATTTTCTCGAGCACCACGATAATAGTGGGTCTGTTCATAAGCGTCGACTACGGGCTCTGCGACGAATTTCGATGCAGAGGCAGAGAAGTTTCGGCTCATACCGCCGCGATGAAAGGATCCTGGGGCGCGAGGGCTGTTTGGACGTTCGTCTATGTCGGTGCTCTCGCCGCGTTTGCTATGTTCTTCACGCTCCTCGAGGATCACTATACCACCGAG CAGCAGAACATGTGTCAAATAATGGCAAGCCAACAAAACTCTTTTCTGTACACGGTGTCACGGCTGGTGTCTTCTCGAGACATTCGACGACGTGGTTCCGAAGAGGAGGGTGGCAGGCTGTTGCACGTGACGGATCCTGACCCCACGGTCAGGCCGAAACATATTCCAAAACCACCCATACTCGAAACCCTGGTTTACATACATGTGATAGCGTTGTTCGCCATTTTGACCATGTGCTGGATCGACACGCTGCCAGGAATAGGCAGG gGTCTGTCACCGGTGGAGCTATACCGCACAGTCGAACACGGACTAACGTGTCACGTAAAAACCAGCGAATCCTGCTCGAACATTGCCACCCACGGATGGACCTTCGTGATCGCGTACGTAGTCTTCTCCATTTCTGTGCTGAACTTTCTCTCTATATGCGAAAGTGCTGTCTTCACTATCGCGACCACAACCGTCTCCCTTCCCTTGTCCGGTATCTGGTGGAGCATCTATAAAATGGACGTCGGTGGTCACGGTG GCTCCATCTCGTGGTCACCGTCGGTCACCGGAGAGCTCATCTGCGCCCTCCTCGGGCTTCCCGTGGTCCTGCTAGGTTTGGGTTTACTCGTCAGATCCCACTTTCGGGACACCCAGCCCGGTTACCTGACCATGCAGCCAGCCGACGCGCAATGCGACTCATCTCAGAGATGA
- the LOC128879192 gene encoding uncharacterized protein LOC128879192 isoform X2, whose product MIGSKATAALMRLKEMDRKYNIKCNESKRGQCNVSTESSIEDTPKTHLRFDSKISDDEKCGIVETFVAADAGDKARSKSSPNCKSKIEVRMPSLVGKGDDVPNSTAGSGPKNSSEDFCTISIKTSLADEDTDVQLKERYISTGKKSPRPVSNLNSTSREYNFHAEDKVQVQTPESVNLAKNEQSSIATILSETSDGSEIQSVIVSEAIESVDVDSMTRRSRRKPNTSQEPMVQNSIKKSNIGDDGVTIDQVLGTSDERSEIISELSKAMNEVGDLSKESSKEYESDTFEEDFSSTASLSSMENRSMKASTEKPVRITIRSGVKQIMITSHKRTESVQKTVTDDSLGDGSSKVKEIIELVPPKIMQNTSECDIELDEELSNYVKTTEYVDQVTPITLLKTSKQTTSTHPRKQPRRIKRHRKSSNENTDESREKSESPVVSVRESLTKHKENKNEDNVLRENNLSEIGKIAEQKNEKELETLVKASDIKTIDMERGASENDVRNVESNTISSKVLLRETPKTSDVTCTLRELNRDAIDAIIRRRRTIRAPRNAHDKSRNCQKCGTIVRLPLAAYQTVENDEADDNATGSLENLKESSKEQRSNKRNKVKRGSKSSKVRKPSASSRGKVEEKHSRFDCRQSHRLRKQAAALRLQQEREDIRNYLLELERTRLEFGPGDAIASSKLASFKPLEFPKIAAFVKPELADVSLKSQFEVSELQERITTIKRWLRDQYVLYRDYSSLAQTANAKYIPASLEDAKRTIRQLQKATIKTR is encoded by the exons ATGATAGGTTCGAAGGCGACAGCTGCGTTGATGCGGTTGAAGGAGATGGATAGGAAGTACAACATTAAGTGCAACGAGAGCAAACGGGGACAGTGTAACGTGAGCACCGAAAGTTCCATCGAAGACACACCGAAGACACACCTTCGATTCGACTCGAAAATTTCCGACGACGAGAAATGTGGCATCGTTGAGACGTTTGTCGCCGCCGACGCTGGAGATAAAGCCAGGTCGAAG aGTTCCCCTAATTGTAAGTCTAAGATAGAAGTGAGGATGCCGAGTCTCGTCGGAAAAGGCGACGATGTCCCGAACAGTACAGCTGGATCCGGACCGAAGAATTCGTCTGAGGATTTTTGTACGATCAGCATTAAAACTTCTCTGGCGGACGAGGATACGGATGTTCAGTTGAAAGAAAGATATATCTCGACCGGAAAAAAATCACCCAGACCCGTCTCAAACCTAAACTCCACCTCGagggaatataattttcatgcCGAGGACAAAGTTCAAGTCCAGACACCAGAATCTGTGAATCTTGCCAAAAACGAGCAATCTTCGATTGCTACTATTCTTTCCGAAACCTCGGATGGTTCTGAAATACAGTCAGTCATCG TTTCAGAGGCAATTGAGTCGGTGGACGTCGACTCAATGACAAGAAGAAGCCGCAGAAAGCCAAACACGTCACAAGAGCCTATGGTGCAAAACAGCATTAAAAAGTCGAACATTGGGGATGATGGAGTAACCATAGACCAAGTCCTCGGGACAAGCGACGAAAGGAGCGAGATCATCTCAGAGCTGTCCAAAGCAATGAACGAGGTCGGAGATTTATCAAAGGAGTCATCGAAGGAATACGAGAGCGACACGTTCGAAGAGGATTTCAGTTCCACGGCCTCGTTGAGTTCTATGGAGAACCGGTCGATGAAGGCATCAACGGAAAAGCCAGTCCGGATTACGATTAGGTCTGGTGTGAAGCAAATCATGATTACAAGCCACAAGCGAACCGAGAGTGTGCAGAAGACTGTGACTGACGATAG CCTCGGAGACGGTTCGTCCAAAGTGAAAGAGATCATCGAACTGGTCCCGCCGAAAATAATGCAGAACACGAGCGAGTGTGATATCGAGCTCGACGAGGAGCTATCGAATTACGTCAAGACGACGGAGTACGTCGACCAAGTAACGCCGATCACGCTCTTGAAAACATCGAAGCAGACAACGTCGACGCATCCGCGGAAGCAGCCGCGAAGGATTAAGAGACACCGGAAGTCGTCCAACGAAAACACGGACGAGTCACGGGAGAAGAGTGAATCTCCCGTGGTTTCTGTTCGCGAGAGTTTAACGAAACAcaaggaaaacaaaaacgaGGATAACGTGTTACGAGAAAACAACTTGTCAGAGATCGG GAAAATCGCAGAGCaaaagaacgaaaaagaaTTGGAAACATTGGTGAAAGCAAGCGATATCAAAACCATTGATATGGAGAGGGGGGCATCAGAGAATGATGTACGAAACGTGGAATCAAATACCATTTCCAGCAAGGTACTTTTGAGAGAAACTCCGAAAACTTCAGACGTCACATGCACATTGCGAGAACTGAACAGAGATGCGATTGACGCCATTATTAGGCGACGCAGGACCATTCGCGCACCGAGGAACGCTCATGATAAATCTAGAAATTGCCAAAAATGTGGGACCATAGTAAGGCTGCCATTGGCTGCGTATCAGACAGTTGAGAACGACGAGGCTGATGATAATGCGACTGGCTCTCTAGAAAAT ttgAAGGAATCCAGTAAAGAGCAAAGGAGCAACAAGAGGAACAAAGTGAAAAGAGGATCCAAATCGTCGAAAGTCAGGAAACCGTCGGCGTCGAGCCGCGGGAAAGTGGAGGAAAAGCATTCGCGATTCGACTGCAGACAATCGCATCGTCTGCGAAAGCAAGCTGCTGCCCTGAGGCTGCAGCAAGAACGCGAGGACATCCGTAATTACTTGCTGGAACTGGAACGCACGCGATTAGAATTCGGCCCCGGAGATGCGATCGCGTCTTCCAAGCTGGCTTCTTTCAAACCGCTCGAGTTCCCAAAAATTGCAGCGTTCGTAAAACCTG AATTGGCGGACGTCAGCTTAAAATCCCAATTCGAAGTTTCTGAACTGCAAGAGAGAATAACGACGATTAAACGGTGGCTGAGGGATCAATACGTCCTATATAGAGACTACAGCAGCCTAGCCCAAACGGCGAATGCAAAATACATTCCTGCGAGTTTGGAGGATGCGAAAAGG ACGATCCGCCAGCTACAGAAAGCGACGATTAAGACCAGGTGA
- the LOC128879192 gene encoding uncharacterized protein LOC128879192 isoform X1, which produces MIGSKATAALMRLKEMDRKYNIKCNESKRGQCNVSTESSIEDTPKTHLRFDSKISDDEKCGIVETFVAADAGDKARSKSSPNCKSKIEVRMPSLVGKGDDVPNSTAGSGPKNSSEDFCTISIKTSLADEDTDVQLKERYISTGKKSPRPVSNLNSTSREYNFHAEDKVQVQTPESVNLAKNEQSSIATILSETSDGSEIQSVIVSEAIESVDVDSMTRRSRRKPNTSQEPMVQNSIKKSNIGDDGVTIDQVLGTSDERSEIISELSKAMNEVGDLSKESSKEYESDTFEEDFSSTASLSSMENRSMKASTEKPVRITIRSGVKQIMITSHKRTESVQKTVTDDSLGDGSSKVKEIIELVPPKIMQNTSECDIELDEELSNYVKTTEYVDQVTPITLLKTSKQTTSTHPRKQPRRIKRHRKSSNENTDESREKSESPVVSVRESLTKHKENKNEDNVLRENNLSEIGKIAEQKNEKELETLVKASDIKTIDMERGASENDVRNVESNTISSKVLLRETPKTSDVTCTLRELNRDAIDAIIRRRRTIRAPRNAHDKSRNCQKCGTIVRLPLAAYQTVENDEADDNATGSLENLKESSKEQRSNKRNKVKRGSKSSKVRKPSASSRGKVEEKHSRFDCRQSHRLRKQAAALRLQQEREDIRNYLLELERTRLEFGPGDAIASSKLASFKPLEFPKIAAFVKPELADVSLKSQFEVSELQERITTIKRWLRDQYVLYRDYSSLAQTANAKYIPASLEDAKRVLVLIVIIVFKLTEVFSFFIFVN; this is translated from the exons ATGATAGGTTCGAAGGCGACAGCTGCGTTGATGCGGTTGAAGGAGATGGATAGGAAGTACAACATTAAGTGCAACGAGAGCAAACGGGGACAGTGTAACGTGAGCACCGAAAGTTCCATCGAAGACACACCGAAGACACACCTTCGATTCGACTCGAAAATTTCCGACGACGAGAAATGTGGCATCGTTGAGACGTTTGTCGCCGCCGACGCTGGAGATAAAGCCAGGTCGAAG aGTTCCCCTAATTGTAAGTCTAAGATAGAAGTGAGGATGCCGAGTCTCGTCGGAAAAGGCGACGATGTCCCGAACAGTACAGCTGGATCCGGACCGAAGAATTCGTCTGAGGATTTTTGTACGATCAGCATTAAAACTTCTCTGGCGGACGAGGATACGGATGTTCAGTTGAAAGAAAGATATATCTCGACCGGAAAAAAATCACCCAGACCCGTCTCAAACCTAAACTCCACCTCGagggaatataattttcatgcCGAGGACAAAGTTCAAGTCCAGACACCAGAATCTGTGAATCTTGCCAAAAACGAGCAATCTTCGATTGCTACTATTCTTTCCGAAACCTCGGATGGTTCTGAAATACAGTCAGTCATCG TTTCAGAGGCAATTGAGTCGGTGGACGTCGACTCAATGACAAGAAGAAGCCGCAGAAAGCCAAACACGTCACAAGAGCCTATGGTGCAAAACAGCATTAAAAAGTCGAACATTGGGGATGATGGAGTAACCATAGACCAAGTCCTCGGGACAAGCGACGAAAGGAGCGAGATCATCTCAGAGCTGTCCAAAGCAATGAACGAGGTCGGAGATTTATCAAAGGAGTCATCGAAGGAATACGAGAGCGACACGTTCGAAGAGGATTTCAGTTCCACGGCCTCGTTGAGTTCTATGGAGAACCGGTCGATGAAGGCATCAACGGAAAAGCCAGTCCGGATTACGATTAGGTCTGGTGTGAAGCAAATCATGATTACAAGCCACAAGCGAACCGAGAGTGTGCAGAAGACTGTGACTGACGATAG CCTCGGAGACGGTTCGTCCAAAGTGAAAGAGATCATCGAACTGGTCCCGCCGAAAATAATGCAGAACACGAGCGAGTGTGATATCGAGCTCGACGAGGAGCTATCGAATTACGTCAAGACGACGGAGTACGTCGACCAAGTAACGCCGATCACGCTCTTGAAAACATCGAAGCAGACAACGTCGACGCATCCGCGGAAGCAGCCGCGAAGGATTAAGAGACACCGGAAGTCGTCCAACGAAAACACGGACGAGTCACGGGAGAAGAGTGAATCTCCCGTGGTTTCTGTTCGCGAGAGTTTAACGAAACAcaaggaaaacaaaaacgaGGATAACGTGTTACGAGAAAACAACTTGTCAGAGATCGG GAAAATCGCAGAGCaaaagaacgaaaaagaaTTGGAAACATTGGTGAAAGCAAGCGATATCAAAACCATTGATATGGAGAGGGGGGCATCAGAGAATGATGTACGAAACGTGGAATCAAATACCATTTCCAGCAAGGTACTTTTGAGAGAAACTCCGAAAACTTCAGACGTCACATGCACATTGCGAGAACTGAACAGAGATGCGATTGACGCCATTATTAGGCGACGCAGGACCATTCGCGCACCGAGGAACGCTCATGATAAATCTAGAAATTGCCAAAAATGTGGGACCATAGTAAGGCTGCCATTGGCTGCGTATCAGACAGTTGAGAACGACGAGGCTGATGATAATGCGACTGGCTCTCTAGAAAAT ttgAAGGAATCCAGTAAAGAGCAAAGGAGCAACAAGAGGAACAAAGTGAAAAGAGGATCCAAATCGTCGAAAGTCAGGAAACCGTCGGCGTCGAGCCGCGGGAAAGTGGAGGAAAAGCATTCGCGATTCGACTGCAGACAATCGCATCGTCTGCGAAAGCAAGCTGCTGCCCTGAGGCTGCAGCAAGAACGCGAGGACATCCGTAATTACTTGCTGGAACTGGAACGCACGCGATTAGAATTCGGCCCCGGAGATGCGATCGCGTCTTCCAAGCTGGCTTCTTTCAAACCGCTCGAGTTCCCAAAAATTGCAGCGTTCGTAAAACCTG AATTGGCGGACGTCAGCTTAAAATCCCAATTCGAAGTTTCTGAACTGCAAGAGAGAATAACGACGATTAAACGGTGGCTGAGGGATCAATACGTCCTATATAGAGACTACAGCAGCCTAGCCCAAACGGCGAATGCAAAATACATTCCTGCGAGTTTGGAGGATGCGAAAAGGGTATTggttttaattgtaattattgtattcAAGCTGACAGAAGTCTTCTCGTtctttatatttgttaattaa